Proteins co-encoded in one Leptospiraceae bacterium genomic window:
- a CDS encoding cyclic nucleotide-binding domain-containing protein: MEKTEEILKTIYLFSKFNERELSLLAAKIKKVDLNVHGLLFSEGSTATSMYVVKYGTLKVTTNSKEGDDVKLTTIAAGQHLGEFPFLDGENRSANVEAIEKTELLELSYKDLNEVLTANKDMELKFYKELGFFLVKRLRVLTTDITQAREIKKRYM, encoded by the coding sequence ATGGAAAAAACTGAAGAAATTTTAAAAACCATCTATCTATTTTCTAAATTTAACGAACGAGAACTTTCGTTATTAGCCGCAAAAATAAAAAAAGTAGATCTTAATGTTCACGGCCTTTTATTTAGTGAAGGTAGCACTGCCACTTCGATGTACGTTGTAAAATATGGAACTCTAAAAGTTACTACTAACTCCAAGGAAGGAGATGATGTGAAGCTAACAACAATTGCCGCTGGTCAACATCTAGGCGAATTTCCATTTTTAGATGGAGAAAATAGATCTGCAAATGTAGAAGCAATTGAAAAAACTGAGTTGTTGGAATTATCATACAAAGACTTAAACGAAGTTCTAACAGCAAATAAAGATATGGAATTAAAATTTTATAAAGAACTTGGATTCTTTTTAGTTAAAAGGCTCCGTGTTCTTACGACTGATATTACACAAGCCAGAGAAATCAAAAAAAGATATATGTAA